The stretch of DNA CGTCGGCAATGACATGTACGTAGCGTCCGCCTGATTCATCCATGTAGTCGCGGCGGGCAGCTGCCACATCCGAGATGGCACTGGCCATGGGTGAGCGGATGCCTAAGGCACGGCTGGTGGTGGTGGAGGCGCCTCCACCAAAGCCCACTAGTACCCCTGCAGCACCAGTTCGCATCAAGTGCAGCGCCGGAGTGTAGCCCGCAGCGCCACCCACAATCACAGGGACGTCGAGTTCGTAGATGAACTGCTTGAGGTTCAACGATTCGGTGGTTTTAGAGACGTGCTCAGCAGAAACGGTGGTTCCACGGATCACAAAGATGTCAACGCCGGCGGCGACAACGGTCTTGTAGAATTCCTGGGTGCGCTGCGGTGTCAGTGATCCTGCCACTGTCANCCCTGCGGCACGAATCTCCGCTAGTCGCTGGGTGATGAGCTCCGGCTGGATAGGTGCACTGTATAACTGTTGCAGGCGCAGTGTTGTCTCCGGGTTGACCACGGAGCCTTCCAAATGCGCTATTTCGTCTAGGATCGGTTGCGGATCCGCATATCGGGTCCAGAGACCCTCCAAATCAAGCACGCCCAGCCCACCCAATTTGCCCAATGCGATGGCGGTCTCCGGGGACATGACGGAGTCCATCGGAGCCCNCAGCACGGGCACATCAAATTGGTAGGCGTCGATCTGCCACTTCACCGACACATNCCTGGGGTCGCGGGTGCGCCTTGAAGGCATAATCGCAATCTCGTCCAACGAATACGCGCGGCGTCCGCGCTTTCCACGGCCAATCTCAATCTCATTAGTCACGCCCCTACCCTATCCCAGCGAGGGCCAGAGCCATTAAAGTGTCCGGCGCGGGTTGTTAACCTGCCGGTTCAGACGCCGCTAAAGTCTGGTCCCGGCAGCATCCTGAAGGGCCTGTGCTGCCTGCGTTTCCAGTTCCACGATGAGCTCGAGCCGTTTGGCCATGGCCACAAAATCAGCGCTCCGCCCCGTACCATCTTGCCCAGCTGCGCCGACCAGTCCGGTCAAGAACTCCCAGTGTTCCCNCAATTTTCGGTACATTCGGGCGCAATCCATCATTACCGCGGCGCTGGTCATGCCAGGTCTCCCTAAAAGGTCCACACTGGGAACCCTTCTGTGAGCAGNTGCTGCCTCCTGCANAAATTGCGCATATAACGGCCGCAAGGCACCAGGGCCGCTATAACGCCTGCCCGCGAGCAGTCCATGCAGCATTTCCAGGCCAGTTAGTGAACGCTGTGGATCGCCAAAGATCCGCATCCACCCGTGTTTGGATGACGTACTAGTAAGCCGCTGCACCCACGTCTGCATCCCCAGAATGCCAAAATTATTTGCGTAGCCCGGCGGTACTCNCGGCGGGGCCTGCTGCGACAACAACTCCTTGGCCGTCTCAGCCATCGCCCGGCCCAAAACCTGCAACGTCAATGCCGCCCCACTCCCCGCACCAGGTGNTGCCAGCACTACGTGGGCCTGCCAATGCTTGTCTGCCTTGCGGGAACCACGCGCGTACGCCAGCGCAGCAGAACTGATGGGCTCCAGGTGCCCGCTGCCCTCGTCCAGCAGGTAGCCATCTCCAACCTCACTGGCCAAGACAGCCACATCCACCGAATCCACATCAGCCAGCAGATCCTGCACTACCCAAGGCAGCTTGCCGCGCACCACACGCACGACGGCGGGAACTCCTGTTTCCAGGGCTGCATCCAGCCGCGCCTGAGCCAGGTCAGCGTTGGCCGTCTGTTGGATGTTGACGGCGGCACCACTGCGGCGTAGTAGGTTCTCCGTGTAAGGGCCCGGATGAAAACGAGTGACCGCCGATGCCGTTGTAATACTTTTGTACTCGAACGTGAAGATCATGAACCCGATCCCACCGGCCAGCCCTGCCAGCATGGCCTCGGTGAACGGCTCTCCCGTGAAAGGGCTGCGCACCCCGGACGCGGCCAAGACTCGAGTCCACAGCCCGGCGTCCCAATGCGAATACTCGGTGCTCGGGTCATAGGCAGAAGACATGCGTTGATTGTATCCGGGCAGGATGAACCCGCTCCGCGTCGCCGGGGCCCCTCGGCCGTTAGCGCCTCCCGCCCTCCCCACCGTCGCTCCGCGCCGCCGGGGCCC from Arthrobacter polaris encodes:
- a CDS encoding BtrH N-terminal domain-containing protein, with translation MSSAYDPSTEYSHWDAGLWTRVLAASGVRSPFTGEPFTEAMLAGLAGGIGFMIFTFEYKSITTASAVTRFHPGPYTENLLRRSGAAVNIQQTANADLAQARLDAALETGVPAVVRVVRGKLPWVVQDLLADVDSVDVAVLASEVGDGYLLDEGSGHLEPISSAALAYARGSRKADKHWQAHVVLAXPGAGSGAALTLQVLGRAMAETAKELLSQQAPPXVPPGYANNFGILGMQTWVQRLTSTSSKHGWMRIFGDPQRSLTGLEMLHGLLAGRRYSGPGALRPLYAQFXQEAAXAHRRVPSVDLLGRPGMTSAAVMMDCARMYRKLXEHWEFLTGLVGAAGQDGTGRSADFVAMAKRLELIVELETQAAQALQDAAGTRL
- a CDS encoding GuaB3 family IMP dehydrogenase-related protein, with product MTNEIEIGRGKRGRRAYSLDEIAIMPSRRTRDPRXVSVKWQIDAYQFDVPVLXAPMDSVMSPETAIALGKLGGLGVLDLEGLWTRYADPQPILDEIAHLEGSVVNPETTLRLQQLYSAPIQPELITQRLAEIRAAGXTVAGSLTPQRTQEFYKTVVAAGVDIFVIRGTTVSAEHVSKTTESLNLKQFIYELDVPVIVGGAAGYTPALHLMRTGAAGVLVGFGGGASTTTSRALGIRSPMASAISDVAAARRDYMDESGGRYVHVIADGGMGSSGDIVKAIAMGADAVMLGAALSRAAEAPGQGWHWGAEAHHQELPRGHRVNMGTVGTLEEVLYGPAHQADGTSNLIGALRRSMATTGYSDLKEFQRVEVIVSP